The following is a genomic window from Niabella soli DSM 19437.
TTTGCAGGCGTTATTAGATAATGACAATATAATGAATAATTACAGCTCGGGTGTGGGAGAAGCCAGTGCCGATGATTATTTTTTGTTGCCGGCTGACTGGAAGTCTTTGGGAACCGAAGGGGAGCGCAACAGCTATATTTGGGGAGATGAATTGTTTTACAATAATGCCTCAAACCAATGGTCCTCGATATACCAGGGTGTATATACAGCAAATGTTGTATTGGAGAATGTGCCATCCGTTGCTGTTTTGAATGAAACAGAACGCAATGCGATTATGGCGAGTGCGCTGTTTTACAGGGGAAATGCCTTTTTCAAAGTTGCCGCTGCTTGGGCGCCGGCTTACGATGCCGCAACGGCTAACCGGGATATGGGTATTCCGTTACGTTTGAACGCGGATTTCAATCAACCCTCTGTAAGAAGCACAGTAGAGGAAACCTATCAACAAATAACCGGAGATCTGAAAAAAGCCGTGCCGGGTTTACCAGGTAATGCCTTGCATCCTATGCGTCCGTCTAAAGCAGCCGCTTATGGTTTGCTGGCACGGGTATACCTTGCGATGCGTAATTATGAAGCCGCCGGTCGTTACGCCGATTCCTGCCTGCAGTTGAATAGCCGGCTAATGGATTTCAATAAACTGAATGCCGCCATTCCTTATCCTATCAGTATGTTCAATGAGGAAACCATTTTCTATATGGGCAACGGATATTTGCCGGTAGCTAATTTTATTGCAAAAATAGATTCAACATTATATAATTCCTACGAATTAAATGATTTAAGAAAAACGATTTATTATAAAATGAATAAGGATGGGTCTCATGGTTTTTACGGTACTTATACAAGCAGCGTGCAATTGTTCACAGGCATTGCTACAGATGAGCAATATCTTATAAAAGCAGAATGCCTTGTAAGAGGGGGCAAAATACCGGAAGGCCTGGCTGTATTGAATGACCTTTTAAAAACCAGGTACCAAACCGGTAGTTTCATGTTATATACAAATATGAATGGGCCCGCCGCATTGCAGCTTATTCTGAAAGAGCGGCGCAAGGAGCTTGTAATGCGTGATCTGCGCTGGCAGGATATAAAGCGATTAAATAAGGAAGGCGCATCGATTTCAATAAAGCGGGTATTGGATGATGCTACTTATTTTCTTGAAGCGAATTCTCCCAGATTTGCATTGCCATTGCCAGCTTATGTCATAAAAATGACCGGTATGCAACAAAACCCCAGGTGAGTAGATGATAAGGAGCGTGTCTCAAAAAGGTTTTAGGAGGCGTTGATAATCGCATAGTTGATTTTGCTTTCCATCTCCCCGAATAAAAAGAGGCTGTCTCGGACTTTTGAGACAGCCTCTTTATTTTAATTGCTGCCTCTCTTGATGGTCGAAAATTCAACTTCGTCAACCATCGGGTCTTTGCCGTCTAAGTTTGGCTGAGAAGTGTTGGCCGGATCTGCTTCCGCTTGAATTTGACAAACGGTAGTGCTACTAAGACCACAGGAAAGATGGGTGGGAGTAGCAGTGCCTAAGGAGTAATTGGACGCTACAGTTTCCTGCCCGGCGGGGCCATTATAATCCCAGTATACTGTGTTAATTTTTTTGTTTCTTGTAT
Proteins encoded in this region:
- a CDS encoding DUF6520 family protein; translation: MTKLKWFLPLVAILLVAVGVFATNTRNKKINTVYWDYNGPAGQETVASNYSLGTATPTHLSCGLSSTTVCQIQAEADPANTSQPNLDGKDPMVDEVEFSTIKRGSN
- a CDS encoding RagB/SusD family nutrient uptake outer membrane protein → MNYHKLFLIVTSIVLFTSITGCKKYLDYKPDKRLATPQTGKDLQALLDNDNIMNNYSSGVGEASADDYFLLPADWKSLGTEGERNSYIWGDELFYNNASNQWSSIYQGVYTANVVLENVPSVAVLNETERNAIMASALFYRGNAFFKVAAAWAPAYDAATANRDMGIPLRLNADFNQPSVRSTVEETYQQITGDLKKAVPGLPGNALHPMRPSKAAAYGLLARVYLAMRNYEAAGRYADSCLQLNSRLMDFNKLNAAIPYPISMFNEETIFYMGNGYLPVANFIAKIDSTLYNSYELNDLRKTIYYKMNKDGSHGFYGTYTSSVQLFTGIATDEQYLIKAECLVRGGKIPEGLAVLNDLLKTRYQTGSFMLYTNMNGPAALQLILKERRKELVMRDLRWQDIKRLNKEGASISIKRVLDDATYFLEANSPRFALPLPAYVIKMTGMQQNPR